From Hartmannibacter diazotrophicus, a single genomic window includes:
- a CDS encoding putative bifunctional diguanylate cyclase/phosphodiesterase, whose product MYPIPTNEQERLLELHRLQILDTAPAEDFDAILQVACQISGAAQGTVTLVDANRQWFKARIGVASQETPRQEALCAHAIMSDEPLIIEDARDHPDFRDHPAVTGCDKVRFYAGIPLLVRPGVALGTLCVFDPQPRTLDPGVLDMLRRLGVVAMSLLQRWEERGQLLEMLRLVEDQRRDLKIRERRFQHVERLARVGGFEMDLTSGAIQWTDEVYRITGRPIGMLMDRTNIVSVYAPEEQPRVRARMASSLESATGIDDVFRILTPEGQEKWVHVVSETEIVDGRAKRLFGIVQDVSERYQLEQELRTAACTDLLTGLANRARFNQLVAEWFEANDRPFGLLLVDLDHFKQINDTLGHAVGDELLRAVATRLMRQTVGFGTAFRIGGDEFAVLVDRLDDTSDLGVVAAGLAAAMSAPIDVSGHVLCPRVTIGGAVARLDGTEAETLRQNADLALYHAKETKRGGFIQFHGTLRTSITKRFNVVREVHEAIDDGRILPYYQPIVRIDTSEIVGVEALVRMRRKDGWIVSAGDFPEALADVHVSRLVTERMLGQVAADMRRWLDDGLDFHHVGINVGVTDFLDHDLERRVVMAFEAHRVPLRHVAIEVTENVLMGPGDSDVIATLQSLRARGAVIALDDFGTGYASLTHLRTFPVDVIKIDKSFVGQMLTDPSSAAIVELVLDLAHKLSMRVVAEGIETSEQAHRLQRLGCTLGQGYRYARPVSAAATSALMTSFGKRQAPQFFGDCLPLDERVGAMGKA is encoded by the coding sequence ATGTACCCGATTCCGACGAACGAACAAGAACGGCTGCTGGAACTGCACCGGTTGCAGATTCTCGATACCGCGCCCGCTGAAGACTTCGACGCCATTCTTCAAGTTGCCTGCCAGATCTCCGGTGCGGCACAGGGCACGGTCACGCTCGTCGATGCCAACCGGCAGTGGTTCAAGGCCCGGATCGGCGTCGCTTCGCAGGAAACGCCGCGGCAGGAAGCCCTGTGCGCCCACGCCATCATGAGCGACGAACCGCTGATCATCGAGGATGCGCGTGACCATCCTGACTTCAGGGACCATCCTGCGGTCACAGGGTGCGACAAGGTCCGTTTCTATGCGGGTATCCCGCTGCTGGTCCGCCCCGGTGTCGCCCTCGGTACCCTGTGTGTCTTCGACCCCCAGCCTCGAACGCTTGATCCGGGCGTGCTCGACATGCTCCGGCGTCTTGGCGTCGTCGCGATGAGCCTGCTGCAGCGCTGGGAGGAACGGGGGCAGCTTCTGGAGATGCTGCGTCTCGTGGAGGACCAGCGCCGCGATCTCAAGATCCGCGAACGCCGGTTCCAGCATGTCGAACGCCTCGCCCGCGTCGGCGGCTTCGAGATGGATCTGACGAGCGGCGCGATCCAATGGACCGACGAAGTCTATCGCATTACGGGACGGCCCATCGGAATGCTGATGGACCGCACGAATATCGTCTCCGTCTACGCGCCCGAGGAGCAGCCGCGCGTGCGGGCCCGCATGGCGTCGAGTCTGGAGTCGGCGACCGGGATCGACGATGTCTTTCGGATTCTGACGCCTGAGGGACAAGAAAAGTGGGTGCACGTCGTCAGCGAAACGGAGATCGTCGACGGCAGGGCCAAGCGGCTCTTCGGAATCGTGCAGGATGTGTCCGAGCGCTATCAGCTTGAGCAGGAACTGCGCACCGCCGCCTGCACCGACCTTCTGACCGGTCTTGCCAACCGCGCACGATTCAACCAGCTCGTTGCCGAGTGGTTCGAGGCGAACGACCGTCCGTTCGGGCTGTTGCTGGTCGATCTCGATCATTTCAAGCAGATCAACGACACTCTCGGCCATGCCGTCGGCGATGAACTGCTGCGCGCCGTTGCGACGCGGCTGATGCGCCAGACGGTGGGCTTCGGGACCGCCTTCCGCATCGGCGGCGACGAATTCGCGGTGCTCGTCGACCGCCTCGACGACACGTCCGACCTTGGCGTGGTTGCGGCCGGCCTTGCCGCCGCCATGTCCGCGCCGATCGATGTCAGCGGTCACGTGCTTTGCCCGCGCGTTACCATTGGCGGCGCCGTGGCGCGGCTCGACGGGACGGAGGCGGAAACCCTGCGCCAGAACGCGGACCTTGCGCTCTATCACGCCAAGGAGACCAAGCGCGGCGGCTTCATCCAGTTTCACGGCACGCTTCGAACCTCGATCACCAAACGCTTCAATGTCGTTCGCGAGGTGCACGAAGCCATCGATGATGGCCGGATTCTGCCCTACTACCAGCCGATCGTCCGGATCGACACCTCCGAGATCGTCGGCGTCGAAGCGCTGGTCAGGATGCGCCGCAAGGACGGGTGGATCGTCTCGGCGGGGGATTTTCCCGAGGCGCTCGCCGATGTCCATGTCTCGCGGCTGGTGACGGAACGGATGCTGGGCCAGGTCGCCGCGGACATGCGGCGGTGGCTCGATGATGGCCTCGACTTCCATCATGTGGGCATCAATGTCGGGGTGACGGACTTTCTGGATCACGATCTGGAAAGGCGGGTCGTGATGGCTTTCGAAGCTCATCGGGTCCCGTTGCGCCACGTGGCCATCGAAGTGACCGAGAATGTCCTGATGGGGCCGGGCGATTCCGACGTCATTGCGACATTGCAGAGCCTGCGCGCGCGCGGAGCGGTCATCGCGCTCGATGACTTCGGGACTGGATATGCATCACTCACACATTTGAGAACCTTCCCCGTCGATGTGATCAAGATCGACAAGTCTTTCGTCGGCCAGATGCTGACCGATCCGTCCAGCGCCGCGATCGTCGAACTGGTTCTGGATCTGGCGCACAAGCTGTCGATGCGCGTGGTGGCCGAGGGAATCGAGACCAGCGAGCAGGCGCATCGCCTGCAACGGCTCGGATGCACCCTCGGGCAGGGCTATCGCTATGCCCGCCCGGTTTCAGCGGCCGCGACCTCTGCCCTCATGACCTCCTTCGGGAAGCGGCAGGCGCCGCAGTTCTTCGGCGACTGCCTGCCGCTCGACGAACGGGTCGGTGCCATGGGCAAGGCCTGA
- a CDS encoding ABC transporter ATP-binding protein, producing MLAVEEVDAFYGAVQVLRGLSFEVRTGEVLCLLGRNGAGKTTAMRTVMGLVPVRSGRIVLDEEAISGLAAEEIPKRGIGYVPQGRRLFSELTVRENLEVGLMTRGSGKKALDRALGLFPRLEERLGQRAGTLSGGEQTMLSIARALCIEPRVLLLDEPTEGLMPSMIAAIREVIVRLRGEGVAVVLVEQRVEAVLGIADRVAFMEGGSIRALHSVAEVRADPGLVHTYVGV from the coding sequence ATGCTTGCGGTCGAGGAGGTCGATGCCTTCTACGGGGCGGTGCAGGTGCTGCGAGGGCTTTCCTTCGAGGTTCGCACCGGTGAGGTGCTCTGCCTTCTCGGGCGCAACGGCGCCGGCAAGACGACGGCCATGCGGACGGTGATGGGGCTCGTCCCGGTCCGGTCCGGGCGCATCGTGCTCGACGAAGAGGCGATCTCCGGTCTTGCCGCCGAGGAGATTCCCAAGCGCGGCATCGGCTATGTGCCGCAGGGCCGGCGGCTTTTTTCCGAACTCACCGTGCGCGAGAACCTCGAAGTCGGACTGATGACGCGGGGAAGCGGCAAGAAGGCCCTCGACCGGGCGCTTGGGTTGTTTCCGCGTCTTGAGGAGCGGCTCGGGCAGCGGGCCGGCACGCTCTCGGGCGGCGAGCAGACGATGCTGTCGATCGCCCGCGCCCTTTGCATCGAGCCGCGGGTGTTGCTCCTCGACGAACCGACCGAGGGTCTGATGCCGTCGATGATCGCGGCGATCCGGGAGGTGATCGTCCGCCTTCGCGGTGAAGGGGTCGCCGTCGTTCTGGTCGAACAGCGCGTGGAGGCTGTGCTGGGCATTGCCGACCGCGTCGCCTTCATGGAGGGCGGCAGCATCCGCGCCCTGCACAGCGTTGCCGAGGTGCGGGCCGATCCCGGCCTCGTTCATACCTACGTCGGCGTCTGA
- a CDS encoding branched-chain amino acid ABC transporter permease, which translates to MGLGPYLLLATLEGLVQSAVLALAAIGLSLVFGVMRIVNVAHGEFFMLGAMVAAVVAGMVPGPPVAGFLAAIVCGPLVAGLLAYGAERIVLRPIAQDPQATIVATIGLLYVVQQGALMGFGPDTLTVVPPFHYTLRLPWFGYSSYKLFVIGAALVLLAAVWLIMRHTRLGLVMRATQLDPEIATAFGISVGKVQGLVFAFGAGLAALAAVLVVPIRQAHYLMGGDILLMSFAVVIIGGLGSLGGTLVAALIIGLSDGILSVFFSPTLAKIISTLAVALVLVLRPHGLFGKAAP; encoded by the coding sequence ATGGGTCTTGGTCCCTATCTCCTCCTCGCCACGCTCGAAGGGCTCGTGCAATCGGCCGTGCTGGCGCTGGCTGCGATCGGGCTGTCGCTCGTCTTCGGCGTCATGCGGATCGTCAACGTCGCCCATGGCGAGTTCTTCATGCTGGGTGCCATGGTCGCGGCCGTCGTTGCCGGCATGGTGCCGGGGCCGCCGGTTGCAGGGTTTCTCGCGGCCATCGTCTGCGGTCCGCTGGTTGCCGGACTTCTCGCCTATGGCGCCGAGCGGATTGTGCTCCGGCCCATCGCTCAGGACCCACAGGCGACCATCGTCGCCACCATCGGCCTGCTCTATGTCGTGCAGCAGGGCGCGCTGATGGGCTTCGGGCCGGATACGCTCACGGTCGTGCCGCCGTTCCACTATACGCTGCGCCTGCCGTGGTTCGGCTATTCCTCCTACAAGCTCTTCGTCATCGGCGCGGCGCTCGTCCTGCTCGCCGCCGTCTGGCTGATCATGCGGCACACAAGGCTTGGTCTCGTGATGCGGGCAACGCAGCTCGACCCGGAGATCGCGACGGCCTTCGGCATTTCGGTCGGCAAGGTGCAGGGCCTCGTCTTCGCCTTCGGCGCGGGGCTGGCCGCGCTCGCGGCGGTGCTGGTCGTGCCGATCCGCCAGGCGCACTATCTGATGGGCGGCGATATCCTGCTGATGTCCTTTGCCGTCGTCATCATCGGCGGGCTCGGCAGTCTCGGCGGCACGCTGGTCGCGGCGCTGATCATCGGTCTTTCGGACGGAATCCTGTCGGTCTTCTTCTCGCCGACGCTTGCCAAGATCATCTCCACCCTCGCCGTCGCGCTGGTCCTTGTCCTGCGCCCGCACGGGCTTTTCGGAAAGGCGGCGCCATGA
- a CDS encoding ABC transporter ATP-binding protein has translation MAGVTEERAPLLETRLLDRHYGGVAAVDGVDFKLEAGEIRAIIGPNGAGKSTFVGLVSGRVLPDSGTILFDGEDITRLPAYKRVRRGIAYTFQITNIYPGLTAAENVAIAVQGRIEGQRGHATPAAIRSGVADALAAVGLGERAGEMAGVLAYGHQRLLEVAMGLALKPRLLVLDEPTQGLSDAEAGEFCDLIEEVAKGTTVLLIEHNMDVVMRLARRITVMDGGRVLAEGAPEDIRANRAVQEAYLGTSGDAAPTGGEGT, from the coding sequence ATGGCTGGCGTGACGGAGGAACGGGCGCCGCTGCTCGAAACCCGGTTGCTTGACAGGCACTATGGCGGTGTCGCGGCGGTGGATGGTGTCGACTTCAAGCTCGAAGCCGGCGAAATCCGCGCGATCATCGGGCCGAATGGTGCCGGGAAATCCACCTTCGTCGGGCTCGTTTCCGGCCGCGTCCTGCCCGACAGCGGAACGATCCTCTTCGACGGCGAGGACATCACCCGCCTGCCCGCCTACAAGCGCGTGCGGCGCGGGATCGCCTATACCTTCCAGATCACCAACATCTATCCAGGCCTGACGGCGGCCGAAAACGTCGCCATCGCGGTGCAGGGCCGCATCGAGGGGCAGCGGGGCCATGCGACGCCGGCGGCAATCCGGTCGGGCGTTGCGGACGCGCTGGCGGCCGTCGGTCTCGGCGAAAGGGCCGGCGAGATGGCCGGTGTGCTCGCCTACGGGCACCAGCGGCTGCTGGAGGTGGCGATGGGGCTGGCCCTGAAGCCCCGGCTGCTCGTTCTCGACGAGCCGACGCAGGGGCTTTCGGACGCCGAGGCCGGCGAGTTCTGCGATCTCATCGAGGAGGTCGCCAAGGGCACGACGGTGCTCCTCATCGAGCACAACATGGATGTGGTCATGCGGCTTGCCCGGCGCATCACGGTGATGGACGGCGGACGGGTCCTCGCGGAAGGCGCGCCGGAGGACATTCGGGCGAACCGGGCCGTGCAGGAGGCCTATCTCGGCACGAGCGGAGACGCGGCGCCGACCGGCGGGGAGGGCACGTGA
- a CDS encoding branched-chain amino acid ABC transporter permease, protein MRGLSDTRNLLLLVLVVASLAGLPFIASDYLVLSMTRIMVLAVFACGYNLLLGYTGLLSLGHAMFFAAGIYGAGLPAYHLGLCVPLAFVCGVLVASALALMTGLVVLRTARISFMIVTMMFGQAAFLATLQFASLTGGDQGLPLPKSARGFDLGGHVFDLTDGMTRYGLALGLLALALGLTVIILRSPMGRVLIAIRENEARTRMLGFDVERAKLKAFVLSGTIAGMAGAAYALLFGYVGSTFASVQYSIEVLLFTLLGGAGTLLGPLVGTALMTFLIDRLSEWTTAYLLVVGLALIGLTLFFREGLLGSLRSRWLPWLA, encoded by the coding sequence ATGAGGGGCCTTTCCGACACGCGAAACCTTCTGCTGCTGGTGCTCGTCGTCGCAAGTCTCGCGGGGCTGCCCTTCATCGCCAGCGACTATCTCGTCCTCTCGATGACGCGGATCATGGTGCTGGCGGTCTTTGCCTGCGGCTACAACCTGCTGCTCGGCTATACGGGGCTCCTCAGCCTCGGGCATGCGATGTTCTTCGCCGCCGGGATTTATGGGGCCGGTTTGCCGGCGTATCATTTGGGTCTTTGCGTGCCTCTCGCCTTCGTCTGCGGTGTGCTGGTGGCGAGCGCGCTGGCGCTCATGACCGGTCTTGTCGTGCTGAGGACGGCGCGGATCTCCTTCATGATCGTCACGATGATGTTCGGGCAGGCGGCCTTTCTCGCGACCCTGCAGTTCGCCTCCCTCACTGGCGGCGACCAGGGACTGCCGCTGCCGAAGTCTGCGCGCGGCTTCGACCTCGGCGGCCATGTCTTCGACCTGACGGACGGGATGACGCGCTATGGGCTGGCGCTCGGGCTTCTGGCTCTCGCCCTCGGTTTGACGGTGATCATTCTGCGCAGCCCGATGGGCCGCGTTCTCATTGCCATCCGGGAAAACGAGGCCCGCACCCGGATGCTGGGCTTCGACGTGGAGCGCGCCAAGCTCAAGGCCTTCGTCCTCTCCGGCACGATCGCCGGTATGGCGGGCGCGGCCTACGCGCTGCTTTTCGGCTATGTCGGTTCGACCTTCGCCTCGGTACAGTACTCCATCGAGGTGCTGCTCTTCACCCTGCTTGGCGGGGCCGGGACGCTGCTCGGGCCGCTCGTCGGCACCGCGCTGATGACCTTTCTGATCGACCGGCTCAGCGAGTGGACGACCGCCTACCTGCTGGTGGTCGGTCTGGCGCTGATCGGCCTCACGCTCTTCTTCCGCGAGGGGCTGCTCGGCTCGCTAAGATCACGGTGGCTGCCATGGCTGGCGTGA